From the Lemur catta isolate mLemCat1 chromosome 1, mLemCat1.pri, whole genome shotgun sequence genome, the window ATGTGGCCTTTCACAAGGTTTCCAGTCAAGAACATACTAGCTTTTCACAGAACCAGGATTCAGAATTTTCTGTGGTATTTATTACAATACTGATCAAGGGTCACAATGCTTAGCATATAGAATCACAGTCCCACATAAAATGAAGCCAACCAAATGACTGCCCCATAAGCAATCATACAGCAAAGTTTTCTAACCTCTGATTCTTGtgaatttccttctctcttttcttctccatcGTTAATTTTTGATTTTAAGGATGGATTCTGAAAGAGcgaaaaatttatttatatatacatatacacaaatttAGAATTCAATTAAATGCAAATCAATGTCAGAACAGTGAGAATCCGCTTCTTTTAATTACTGAAAAACTAAAAGATCATTTTGCATTATTACAGCATGGCTTACCAGCTGATGTTAAGATCACAGTTGGGTTTcagaataattctaaaattcatcaaCAAAATGCCTAAATCCTCCTAACAAATGAAAGACAGCATGCGCTTTATGCGTAAGCAAAAAACTGGTTTATTCTCCTTTCCTTCAGATTTTCAGACATCTTAGTAATGCTCACTGaagaaaatttatcaaaatactAACAGATTTTTACATTAAATGCATAGGTCATTTGTGTAACCTATTTGTAGCACTTCAAGTATTCAAACATTCAAAAACTTGACAtctctcattaaaataaatatgggtagagaaacaaaattattttcttcctcccaaGACTGTCATTCTCCTTATCACTTCccttgtttatcttttttaaaatttagttttcgGCCAGGCacagttgctcacgcctgtagtcccaactacttgggaggctgaggcaagaagatcgctggagcccaggagtttgaggttgcagtgaactatgatgacaccactgcacttcagccaggctgacagagcaagactctgtctcaaaataaacaaattaattaattaaataaaataaaattaagttttcagCCAGCTTCCTTTATataatgaaaagtgaaaaagtgGCAACAAATCTTTCTGTAAGACAATAATATGTAGATAATAATACCTATGTAGCATTTGTGAAAACACAAACACTAACTAACACATTATCAGACACATAGTAAATAAtcagaaatttcttatttttattttttccccaaagtgttTACTAAAATAAGACGGAATAGTAATTTCAAAGGTGAATTTAGCAAGGCTGGCCTTTAGGTTTCCAGAGCAAAAAAGTTTCTCTAGCTGAAAAGACTAATGTGGAATATGGGCAGCTCTAGCATCAACACTTTTGGTTAAGAAAACTAAACTGAAGATTTGTGTTGCTGAGACTTGCAAATGGATAAACCACACCAGGTAGGGAACGTGTAAACAGAGAAGCAACTGCCCTATCACAGTGGCAGAAGCCACCACTCAGGTCCAGCTGTCTGCTGCTATGTAGGAAAGTGGGATAAGTGTCACCGGaccttctgacttttttttttttcttttttttttttcggtttgCCACTGGTGAGTTTATTACatgattaaaattcaaataaaaaatgaaaaccaaactcTTGGCAGGGAGGCTAGAGCCAGAATCTAGGAGTACTGTCTTCCTGCCCCCAGACTCCCTGGCCAAGCCCAGCTCCACTAACTCAGCTTGACTCCATCAAGTTCCTCATCAAGGCTTGCATCTGTGCCCTGGACAGCTCTGCTGCTCCTGCTGTACACCAAGCGTCCTAGGCCCCTGGCATAGGGGCTTTGGTGAGGGCCCCATATACACCCATGACCTGAGCAACCATACTGGTGACACCACTGGGAATGAAGGGCAGGAGGATAGTGACAGAGTTCTTGACCAGTTTAGAGAACACATTGACACACTGCTGGGTCACAGTCAGTGAAGCTGCTGCTTATCTATTATGTTGTGTCAGAGCTGCAGCCAGGATGTGCATAGCTTTGGCCTTGGCCTTGCCCAGAACTGCACTAGCCTCTCCTGCTGTCTGATTTATTTGTTCAGCCTTTTCTGCTTTGGAGACCAGGATCTGGGCCTGTTTCTTCCCCTCTGACACTTGATGACCAAGGTCCCCTCAGACTCTAGAACTGTGGCCTGTTTCTGCCACTCTGCCTCCACCTGCATATGTACGAACTCATTCATCCAGGGTGGCACATGAATGCAGTGGATGCCCCAGCAGTCAGCAGCCTGGTTGAAGGCATCCACAATGCTGGCATTCAAGGACTCCCACTCCTGGAAGACTTTGTCCAGACACAGTTTGTCAAGCTCTGATCTCATGGTCATCTGAGCCAGCTGGGTGACAGACAGCACACTCAGGGTCTTCCACACCATAGCTTGCCTTGTAAGAGTCCACGATGCGCAAGTAAAGGACCCCATCAACATGCAAAGTTTCATTGTCAAGATTCACAGCCAACTGCTCAGGCACATTGGTGACAATTTCCTTGAGACTCTGCACATATCAGATCCTGCACAGGGATGAGGATGTTCAAACCAGCCTCCAGGATCTAGTAGGATAGCCCACTCACTCCACCACTCAGGCCTCCTGCTGCAGTACAAACAGTACCACAGTGTTTCAGGGGAAATCCAGAGAAAGTGTGGTACGGGTTGGGGGCATAGAAGCCTGCACAGAGCCCCTCAGCAAAAGGGCCCCCAGTGCTCCTTGCCGCACACATCAGCATTGCCCACAACCTACTGATTTTTAAGAGAAGTTGAATATCTTGAATTTTAGGTAAagtccacaaatatttaaatgttatttaattcaaattttaaaaacaatgttagGATTAAAACagtgcaaaacaaaacacatctgtgTGCAGGATTTGGTCCAAAGACTGACAGTGTACAGCCCCTGGAAAAtgtcaatttataaaaattataattaatctgTGGTACAACAAGACTATACACTACtctacaaaaatacatatatactcCATTTGTAAAGTTAAATAACACCATATAGCTAATAGGCGGCAAAAGTGGAACTGAAGAAGCCCTCTAAATCTCAGTTCCTCAGGAATGTAGCCACTAAACTAGGCTGCCTCTCAACATTATCATCCACAtctaaacatttgtgtataataCAAAGGTGAGGTGCCAAAAGAGCAATTGCATACCTTTTTGTCTTTGTGCCACTGCTGATGCTCCAAAACTATGTTCTTAATATTGTCAAAAAAATCATCCTTTATCAAGCTGAGGGCTTTGTCTGGTTGGGATTTGTCAGCTGAAATTACATGTTTCATGTTCTGATAATGATCATGAACATTCAGCATTtcctaaaagtaaaaagatgagtcttttatttcaatttttgagGAGAAATTTAAAGGCAAAAccaatacaaaatataaaatcaccTTCCAAAGTGACTATAAATTGATAGGGAACATGCTGTAGTACACTGAAAATAATACAACCATGCAAGCAAAATAGCACAGGTTTATTAATGAAGAGGATGCTTTCATTGATTTATCTCAACAAACATTAATTAAGGTACACGGTTATGGGGAGACTCTAGGGAAAGACTAATTATCCAGgacataacaaaaataatttctagtaCAACGTATCATTAAATATCACTACTGAGCcagggtacagtggctcacatctgtaattccagcactttggcaggctgaggtgggaggattgcttgagcccaggaatttgagatccacctgagcaacacagcaagacccctgtctctacaaaaaatacaaatggtgATTTTAGTAATTGAATCCACATATCCTGAGTCCAAGTCCACTCTTTTacatctttctgtttctcattaaGCTTCAAGATTTATAAATCTTgtgggtgggcacagtggctcacacctataatcctagcactttgggaggctgaggtgggaggatcacttgaggccaagagttcgagaccagcctgagtaagagcgagactccatctctacaaaaaatagaaaaattagccaggtgtggtggtgcgtggctgtagtcccagctactcgggaggctaaggcaagaatattgcgtaagcccaggagtctgaggttgcagggagctatgatgacgccactgcactctagccagggtaacagagtaagactctgtctcaaaaaaaaacgcAAGATTTACAAATCATGATATAATTAGGGATCCCCCCCATACTTAAAACAGTAGTCTATGACTGgttaaaatcatcagaaaaattgTCAGTATACAGTAGGTGAAAGTACAACCTCAATATATAGTTGgcaacaaaacaattaaaaaaaatttctaaagcatAAAAGCAAATTTACCTCTAATACATCAGAAGTGATAAGTTTCATTACACGATCATCAGGGTCCTTAAATTCTTCTGTAACTTCAGCTcgctgaatttttttcttcattctatatGACAACTGTATGATAAAGAATGTCTTTTACAATGAATGtcttttaaaggatatttttaaagtactgaaataTAAGTCAAGTCAGCAGTAAAAACTGTCTATCAGTAAACATGATGAAACAAAAGCaggtaaaaatgtatatttgttaaatatcCATTTTCCAAAGAATTGTATGTCTGAACTATCCTTTTAGATGCCATGCCACATGTTTCGAAGTTCAGGTAAGATTCTGAGAAATTGCATAATTTGTTAGCTAATGCCAGAACCAGATCTAGTGCTCTTCCAACCTAGTGTCTCAATTGTCACATGATTGAAGGAATAACAAAATCTATTAACAGTTTCAACTTTTCACCAAGTGATTTATTAAAATTCCTTGCTCTTCTCTTTCAGTAACCTCTCTAACGTTTGACTAAAGAGAGGCATGAGGAAATGCAGATGCAAAATCTAATTTCCTCTCATAACAATTTGCTTAATATGTGGCATCCAGAAACATTTAAAAGCAGAggttaaatttttgtttataggaaaaaaaaagtaatcagaaaatattttcttctcctatTAAGAAGGCTACACGTCTTGAACACTATTAATATTCATTCCATTTTCTGGAGATTGCGGTGTTTTATGGACAATGAAGTATAATTGCTCATTTTGAAAAACCAAATTATTTTAGGCAACATACCAATTTGGGCATTGCTGTAAAGTGAAATGCTCTGTCTAGTCGTAGCTTCCTAAAAATATAAGCTGCATCAAAATGTTGTGCATTTATCAAAtcttgctgaaattttaaaacttcatcccAATCTTTCAGGGCAACTCTGATCTGCaaccagaaagaacaaaaaagttgTACTAATAAATATAAGTCTTTTTTCACAAAtgtattgtaattttaaaatactggcaTTTCTAGAGGATGGTCCAtaaaatgactaaatcaagctacATGGaccagctaacatttattttaggACGGAGTAACTTGCAACTCCAGTCCTGAAGGCCACCTCACTCTCCATTGCATCCACAGATTTGTCAGGATAGATTTAACTTCCTGGTTGAGGAAAATGCCAATTTCAAAGTGGCCCCAGAAGCCCAGCATACTCTCTCCCCCCAGTCCAGATATCCTGCATGGAGCTGCCTGTTTGGTTTAATCTGGGGAGCTGACACCTCGCCCATTCCCTACTGACAGGCCTGCACTGTTCACCATTCTAGTTTTTGCATCTGTCATTATCTTTTCTATGCAAGCTTTAATgtgcaataaatgtaaatgggcaatgtaaaacaaacagaaagaataCTGGCATTTCTATTGAAATCACGTTTAATCACATAacacatattataaaaatacagtaccTGTTTTACATTTCTGCTAAGGAAAAACACCTCACCAACTATTACCTTTTGTTTTGGTTGACACAGTTGGGTGTTATATAATCCATACAGCAGATACAAAGCACCAACTCTGATCTGGAAGGTGTATGGAGGTAAAAAATACCGCCAAGCCAAAGCTAAAGCTTCTTTTGTAAACATgttcttttctaaatttctcattctgccactggaaaacaaagagaaaatatactaTAACTCATTAAGGAATAAGTAATGAAAAAAGTCAGAAGAAATATACACTTGTTTAAAAAGCAGTTGGTGATAACGGGATGGGGATTCCTTACCTGACTCTTTCATGATTCAACCACAAAGAGCTAATTTTCTACTGTGCTTCTTACACTGAGGTATAGGCAGCTACTAGGTAAACATGATGCAGCTTCCAAAAGCATCAACTTTACTTGCCAAATTAGAGAGCAAGAAGGAAGGGGTTTCGAATTATTACTGGTTAAGTAtttacatctattaatattaaaataaccaCAGTAATACTACAGAATCAAAAATTTTGTGCGTTTTAGTACATAATGAACATTTTCTGCAATACTTTGTCTTTCAAGGCCAAAGAAGACTTCCCTGAGGAACTGTCATTTGAGCTTAAATATGAATGAAGAATAAGGTGGACACGCAAATGGAGTTGGGGGAAAGCCCCAGCCTTAGGAAACGCCTGTAAAGGGCCAAaagcagctgcagctgcaggaaaGTGAGTGCTTGGAGGAAACTGGTAGATTAAGGGATAGCCAGGGAATAAAGATGAAGGGTCTTTCCAGCCACGTTAGAGAACTTGAGCTTTATCCCAAAGGCAATGGGAACCACTAAAGGGTGGTAAGCAGGCGGGTGACGGATCAAATTCGCAGTTTACAAAGTCATCTTCGGTTGTTGCATGAAAAATTAATTCACTCGTGCAGAgttttgtctttgtgtgtgtgttctgttttaAACATGGGGTTCTAGAAGAACAAGACTGGAGAAGGACAAATAAATGACAGTAGCCTGGATCAGGGTGGAGGGAAGTGAAGATGGAGAGAGTTGCTTAGAAGGCAGGCCTGGCAGAGGACGCACATTCTGGAAGAGGCCTAAAAAAGATGCAGTCGAGGCCCAATGAAACCGCCCAAGGAAAGCGCGTACCCTGAGCACAAGCGAAGGTCCCGGAGGGATGGAGGCAGCGTTTGGAGACTGCCGCCCTTCTGAGCCCTTCCCACGTGGGCAATACGGTCGGGAACGAAGCAACTTTCTACACAGCCCgtgggcagcagggagaggcGGGCAGTAGACGAGAAACACCCACCAGAAAATGGTCCCGAACTTCATGTTCCTCCAGAGCTCCGTGAAGTCCTCGAACCGTACGCTGTCCGTCTCCTGGAAGCGGCTGAGCAGAGCCTCGCAATCCGTCTGCAAGCCGGAAGGAGTCCCCATGCTGCCGGCGCCGGCACTCCACGCGCGGAACAGCCAGCGGTGGTCGCCGAGGAAACCAAGCCTCGACCCCGCCCCCTACGACCTGACGCACACACGCTCCGTGGCGCATTATTCGGCCCCTTTAGCTCCGCCTTATCCGGGCCCCTTGCTAGTGGGTGTGAGCCGTCTGCGCATGCGTGAAATTGTATAGCTGTTTTCTCGGCTGAGGTCTCTTTTATGTGGAGGGCTGCGATTGGCCCTTTTAATTTCGGAAGTTCCATTGAGCACAAGGATTTTGGGtctttattttctcctagttAACGTAAATTGGCTTTACCCTTACTATCACTctcctttacttttttaaaataagtccttcatttcatatgaaatttgaatacagtttattacatttatttaatgtttatgtagaaatataaataaagatgttaatatataataatacttaTATTTCAACTATGGACCATAAGAATGCGAATATTTATAATCCACTTTACAATGTTGAAAGTGTTTACAAGAAAGACAAATTAGCTGAATTGAGAGATGTACAAGGTACTTggttggggaagaaaaataataacaaaagggTTATTCTGTAGAAATCAATCTATGAATTACATTGAATGCAATTGggatgatatttttgttatttcagttaTTCTAAATTCCTATGAACAAAATTGAAgccattaaaattatgaaaatatagaaCAAAGTTGAAGGTGTAGACAACTGAAAGCTGGGATGGGGCGAATGGTACCTTGATCAATGTGTATTACACTGAGCCATACTTTACATATACGTTATTGGCATAGGAATCAGTGTGAGAAACTCAATATCTCAAaacagaaagaccaaggcagtcGCATGCATATACAATATATAACAGAGATGGCATTAAAACAGTCAAGAAAAGAATGAGATActcaaaagcttttaaaatttttatattaaatacattaaaaacaaaattatatccCTAATTCACAAcatagacaaaaagcaaattagtTATAGTAATGAATTCAActtaaaaaccttaaaatatcagaaaaaatataagaaatatttaatgaccTCAAGataagagatgaaataaaaaagtaaaatattataagCAATATAAAGTTGCTTATAATGTAAAAAacctacaaataaaaacaaaagtaatcatacacaaaatgttaaaaaaaaagattgggtgaaattttgcaaaaaaaaaaatagacaaaaattagcatctagaaattaagaaaatataaacagtaaagtaaaaattgacaaatattgCCAAAAAGGCATAGCACATAATAGACATTGTATagaatcaacatttaaaaatatagctaaaataaaaaatagtgacaacatcAAAGGctgacaaagatgtggagaaactggatcactcatatattgctggtggtactttaaaattatatagccaTTCTAAAAAACATTCTGGCAGTTTA encodes:
- the SNAPC1 gene encoding snRNA-activating protein complex subunit 1 isoform X2, with amino-acid sequence MGTPSGLQTDCEALLSRFQETDSVRFEDFTELWRNMKFGTIFCGRMRNLEKNMFTKEALALAWRYFLPPYTFQIRVGALYLLYGLYNTQLCQPKQKLSYRMKKKIQRAEVTEEFKDPDDRVMKLITSDVLEEMLNVHDHYQNMKHVISADKSQPDKALSLIKDDFFDNIKNIVLEHQQWHKDKKNPSLKSKINDGEEKREGNSQESERCERAESLAKIKSKAFSVVVQASKSRRHRQVKLDSSDSDSASGQGQTRTPRKKRNKETVKSAGKKMSSRNKGNVQNVQKEDKSLSLSMPIITEEEEENESFSETEFTVPKRKRKR
- the SNAPC1 gene encoding snRNA-activating protein complex subunit 1 isoform X1; this translates as MGTPSGLQTDCEALLSRFQETDSVRFEDFTELWRNMKFGTIFCGRMRNLEKNMFTKEALALAWRYFLPPYTFQIRVGALYLLYGLYNTQLCQPKQKIRVALKDWDEVLKFQQDLINAQHFDAAYIFRKLRLDRAFHFTAMPKLLSYRMKKKIQRAEVTEEFKDPDDRVMKLITSDVLEEMLNVHDHYQNMKHVISADKSQPDKALSLIKDDFFDNIKNIVLEHQQWHKDKKNPSLKSKINDGEEKREGNSQESERCERAESLAKIKSKAFSVVVQASKSRRHRQVKLDSSDSDSASGQGQTRTPRKKRNKETVKSAGKKMSSRNKGNVQNVQKEDKSLSLSMPIITEEEEENESFSETEFTVPKRKRKR